A window of the Radiobacillus deserti genome harbors these coding sequences:
- a CDS encoding cation:proton antiporter, with the protein MIHSISLEFMIIGLLGIGSQWLSWRFRMPAIVVMSIVGLFAGPILGLMNPEQDFGDLYSPIISIAVAIILFEGSLNLDIKDIKGLGKPVFRISTFGAAISWLLGSLAAHYVAGLSLTVSFVIGALFIVTGPTVILPLLRQSKLKPRPAKILKWEGIIVDPLGALLAVFALEVIVFFAEDGGHIGSLLVFCLASLFAVVIGVLCGKGIGWMFEHGYIPEFLKSPVVFTTVIACFTIADEIMHETGLLAVTAMGMTLANMGISSIRDMRHFKENLSILLISAIFVMLTASLTRETLMEIFNVKIIGFVLLMLFVVRPLSIFLSTIRTDLSTAEKLLVGWIAPRGIVALTVSGYFASVLLDEGYQDAAIITSLTFALVFFTVCTHGFSIGWLAKKLNLAAEDQPGVIMVGSNIFTKALAETFDDLDIPSIIVDSSWQRLGIARNAGIHVYHGEILSEQTEYRLDMTPYDYLISASDFDSYNALVCTTFVPEFGRSNVFKLPVQLDDEREVKDLVNTIGGRFLFSDRSSLESLFSRIDSGYVFRKTTITEQYTYNQYLDERGQDTTVLFILKESGEIDFLTNESNPKAAAGDIVVSLTPPSKEFHKILAKLEEQREEKDK; encoded by the coding sequence ATGATTCACTCTATATCGTTAGAGTTCATGATCATTGGGTTATTAGGAATTGGATCGCAATGGCTTTCGTGGAGATTTCGTATGCCAGCGATTGTTGTGATGTCAATTGTTGGTCTTTTTGCAGGACCAATCTTGGGACTAATGAATCCTGAACAAGATTTTGGCGATTTATATAGTCCTATTATTTCTATAGCAGTTGCTATTATTTTGTTTGAAGGTAGTCTCAATTTAGATATTAAAGACATAAAAGGGCTAGGAAAACCAGTTTTTCGAATTTCTACGTTTGGTGCAGCTATTAGTTGGCTGTTAGGTTCATTGGCGGCCCATTACGTTGCTGGCTTGTCTTTAACCGTATCTTTCGTCATAGGAGCTTTGTTTATTGTAACCGGACCAACAGTTATTTTACCTTTACTTAGGCAATCCAAACTTAAACCGCGCCCTGCTAAGATATTAAAGTGGGAAGGGATTATTGTCGACCCGTTAGGAGCATTATTGGCTGTTTTTGCATTAGAAGTTATCGTGTTCTTTGCAGAGGATGGCGGACATATAGGTTCCCTACTCGTCTTTTGCTTAGCGTCCTTATTTGCAGTTGTGATCGGCGTGTTATGTGGGAAAGGGATTGGATGGATGTTCGAGCATGGCTACATTCCAGAGTTCCTTAAATCGCCAGTAGTATTTACGACCGTAATTGCATGCTTTACGATTGCCGATGAGATTATGCATGAAACAGGATTGCTTGCTGTGACTGCAATGGGAATGACACTTGCGAATATGGGGATATCGTCAATACGCGATATGCGTCATTTTAAAGAAAATTTATCGATATTATTAATTTCTGCCATATTCGTCATGTTAACCGCGTCCTTAACGAGAGAGACGCTGATGGAGATTTTTAACGTAAAGATTATTGGTTTCGTTCTACTTATGTTATTTGTCGTTCGACCACTCTCCATTTTCCTCTCAACCATTCGAACGGATCTGTCAACGGCCGAGAAGCTCTTAGTAGGTTGGATTGCGCCACGTGGGATTGTTGCTTTAACGGTCTCTGGGTATTTTGCATCCGTACTGCTTGATGAAGGATACCAGGATGCGGCGATTATTACCTCGTTAACGTTTGCTCTTGTATTCTTTACGGTTTGCACGCATGGGTTTTCTATTGGTTGGTTAGCTAAAAAGTTAAATCTTGCTGCAGAGGATCAACCCGGTGTAATAATGGTAGGTAGCAATATATTTACAAAGGCATTGGCTGAAACATTTGATGATTTAGATATACCTTCTATTATAGTTGATAGTTCATGGCAGCGTCTCGGTATTGCAAGGAACGCTGGTATTCATGTGTATCATGGGGAAATCCTGTCTGAGCAAACAGAATACCGATTGGATATGACCCCATATGATTATTTAATATCAGCTTCCGATTTTGATTCGTATAATGCGTTGGTATGTACGACATTTGTTCCAGAGTTTGGTCGTAGTAATGTGTTCAAGTTGCCTGTTCAGTTGGATGATGAAAGGGAGGTAAAGGATTTAGTAAATACGATTGGTGGGAGGTTTCTTTTCTCTGATCGTTCCTCCTTAGAAAGTCTCTTTAGCCGAATTGATTCAGGGTATGTATTCAGAAAAACGACGATTACAGAGCAATATACGTACAATCAGTATTTAGATGAACGTGGACAAGATACAACAGTGCTGTTCATCCTGAAGGAATCAGGAGAAATTGATTTTCTGACGAATGAATCGAATCCTAAAGCGGCAGCTGGAGACATTGTCGTAAGCCTAACTCCACCGAGCAAAGAGTTTCATAAGATTTTAGCCAAATTAGAAGAACAAAGAGAAGAAAAGGATAAATAA
- the recQ gene encoding DNA helicase RecQ, with product MIAQAEDLLQQYYGYTSFRNGQKTVIDQLLENQNTLAVMPTGGGKSICYQIPGLLLDGTAIIISPLISLMKDQVDALQALGISATFINSSLSTNEQQERLTQVRLGSYKFLYVAPERFESQSFIQTINSIPLSLIAFDEAHCISQWGHDFRPSYRSIVPALKQVTNLPVLAAMTATATEEVMTDIQSLLSISSDNIVNTGFARENLSFQVVKGQDKKSFISSYIEARKLESGIIYTATRKQTDNVHAFLEKKGLQVAKYHGGLSETQRKEEQFAFIQDEKTIMVATNAFGMGIDKSNVRYVIHYALPMNIESYYQEAGRAGRDGEPSDCILLFAGQDIQLQKFLIDQSMADSPKKAQEYAKLQAMINYCHTEQCLQAFILDYFQDESISKNCGSCSNCTHQGEKTDMTREAQMVLSCVKRMGERFGASLTAKVLKGSKDKKVKEFRLDSLSTYGLMSSYTEKDITQFIHFLIAENFLSPGQERFPILSLTKNAEPVLKGKQKVWMQQIKINPHAEVDYQVSLFEELRMLRKRMAEQDQVPPYVLFSDATLKEMTRHLPDSDEKLLLIKGVGEKKLEQYGRAFLETIANWKERNQDLSKKHEEAPSHIQSYTLFQQGYDLPSIAALRNITEQTVTNHLFTCFKEGMDIDWSLFFDDEQEEVVLQMRQQLEEPKLRDLKDLVPEAYTYTTIKAILTKNGYM from the coding sequence ATGATCGCACAAGCAGAAGATTTATTACAACAATATTATGGGTACACATCGTTCCGAAACGGGCAAAAAACGGTCATTGACCAGCTCCTAGAAAATCAAAACACGTTAGCCGTAATGCCAACGGGTGGCGGAAAATCCATCTGCTATCAAATACCTGGCCTCCTACTAGATGGAACAGCGATTATTATCTCTCCGCTTATTTCCTTAATGAAAGACCAAGTGGATGCCTTACAAGCCCTTGGTATCTCTGCAACGTTTATAAATAGCTCTTTATCCACCAATGAACAACAAGAGCGTTTAACCCAGGTTCGATTAGGAAGCTATAAGTTTTTGTATGTTGCACCAGAAAGGTTTGAATCCCAATCGTTTATACAAACAATCAATTCCATCCCTCTATCCTTAATTGCTTTTGATGAGGCACACTGTATTTCGCAATGGGGACATGATTTCCGACCAAGCTATCGTTCCATCGTTCCTGCACTAAAGCAAGTTACGAATTTACCTGTCTTGGCAGCCATGACTGCTACAGCAACAGAGGAAGTCATGACAGATATTCAATCCCTGCTGTCTATCTCTTCAGATAACATTGTCAATACAGGATTTGCAAGAGAGAACCTCTCTTTCCAAGTAGTAAAGGGACAGGATAAAAAGTCATTTATTTCTTCTTATATAGAAGCTAGAAAACTAGAATCCGGAATTATTTATACGGCAACAAGAAAACAAACGGACAATGTTCATGCCTTTTTAGAAAAGAAAGGGCTTCAAGTAGCTAAGTATCACGGCGGTTTGTCCGAAACTCAAAGAAAAGAAGAACAGTTCGCCTTTATTCAAGATGAAAAGACGATTATGGTGGCGACAAACGCCTTCGGTATGGGGATTGACAAATCGAACGTTCGATATGTTATTCACTATGCACTTCCAATGAATATTGAATCCTATTATCAAGAAGCAGGAAGGGCTGGTAGAGATGGCGAGCCAAGTGACTGTATTCTATTATTTGCAGGTCAGGATATCCAGTTACAAAAATTTCTTATTGATCAATCCATGGCAGATTCTCCTAAAAAAGCCCAGGAGTATGCAAAGCTCCAAGCGATGATTAATTATTGCCATACGGAGCAGTGTTTACAGGCATTCATACTTGATTACTTCCAAGACGAATCTATCTCAAAGAACTGTGGTTCTTGCAGTAACTGTACACACCAAGGCGAAAAAACAGATATGACAAGAGAAGCTCAAATGGTATTGTCTTGTGTGAAAAGAATGGGAGAGCGGTTCGGGGCCAGTCTAACGGCGAAAGTCTTAAAGGGGTCTAAGGATAAAAAGGTGAAAGAATTCCGTCTAGATAGTCTCTCCACTTACGGACTAATGTCTTCTTATACAGAAAAAGATATTACCCAGTTCATTCACTTTCTTATTGCAGAAAACTTCTTATCACCTGGTCAAGAACGATTTCCGATTCTTTCTTTAACAAAAAATGCGGAACCTGTTTTGAAAGGAAAACAAAAGGTTTGGATGCAGCAAATCAAAATAAATCCTCATGCAGAAGTAGACTATCAAGTCTCCTTATTTGAAGAATTACGGATGCTTCGAAAACGAATGGCTGAGCAAGACCAAGTGCCTCCATATGTATTATTTTCCGATGCAACCTTAAAAGAGATGACAAGACATCTACCAGATTCCGATGAAAAACTCCTTCTCATTAAAGGGGTAGGAGAAAAGAAGTTAGAACAATACGGCAGAGCCTTTTTAGAAACCATCGCCAATTGGAAAGAGAGAAATCAGGATCTAAGTAAAAAGCATGAGGAAGCACCTAGTCATATTCAATCCTACACCCTATTCCAACAAGGGTATGACCTTCCTTCTATCGCTGCTTTACGAAACATTACCGAGCAAACCGTCACAAACCATCTCTTTACTTGTTTTAAAGAAGGAATGGACATAGATTGGAGTTTGTTCTTTGATGATGAACAGGAAGAAGTTGTTTTACAAATGCGTCAGCAGTTAGAGGAACCAAAGCTACGTGATTTAAAGGATCTTGTTCCTGAGGCGTACACCTATACAACAATTAAAGCTATCCTTACTAAGAATGGATATATGTAA